From a region of the Candidatus Rhabdochlamydia porcellionis genome:
- the lepA gene encoding translation elongation factor 4 gives MFTYNRKQIRNFSIIAHIDHGKSTIADRLLEITGTISIREMQDQVLDDMDLERERGITIKAHPVTMYYLANDGEMYQMNFIDTPGHVDFSYEVSRSLSACEGALLVVDAAQGVQAQSLANVHLAIERDLEILPVINKIDLPSADIEGVKQQIEDVIGLDTSHTILCSAKTGIGIKDILEQILIFIPPPSEPVDDTLRALVFDSHYDPYRGVTVYIRVMSGEIKKKTLIKMMVTDKVFEVLEVGIFSPKEKPVDTLRPGEVGYLLANIKNTADVKIGDTITSARKSAIDPLPGFKTISPVVFAGIYPVDSSDFEMLRDALFKLQLNDSALQVEQESSMALGFGFRCGFLGLLHLEIIFERLQREFFLDIITTAPSVVYKFTLTDGKNLLIDNVAHYPDPTFIEYIEEPWVICHIITHSEYLGAIMSLGMDKRGELTKTETIDAKRLLLTYRFPLNEIITDFNDKLKSVTRGYGSFDYEFEKYEISDIVKLEIRVNEEPVDAFSCLVHRTKAEGKGRAICKKLVDVIPMQQFKVPIQAAIGGKIVARETIRALTKNVTAKCYGGDITRKRKLWEKQKEGKKKMKEIGKVNIPQSAFMEILKAND, from the coding sequence ATGTTTACATACAATCGCAAACAGATTCGCAATTTTTCTATTATTGCGCACATCGATCATGGAAAATCCACGATTGCAGATAGATTATTAGAAATTACCGGTACCATTTCCATTCGTGAAATGCAGGATCAAGTTTTAGATGATATGGACTTAGAAAGAGAGCGTGGGATTACGATTAAAGCGCATCCTGTTACGATGTATTACTTAGCAAATGATGGGGAAATGTATCAAATGAATTTTATAGATACTCCAGGACATGTAGACTTTTCCTATGAAGTATCTCGTTCTCTTTCTGCTTGCGAAGGAGCTTTACTTGTCGTTGATGCAGCACAAGGTGTACAAGCTCAGAGCTTAGCAAATGTGCATTTAGCCATTGAACGGGACTTAGAAATTCTTCCCGTAATCAATAAGATAGATCTTCCTTCTGCTGATATAGAAGGAGTAAAGCAGCAAATTGAAGATGTCATTGGCTTAGATACATCTCATACCATTTTATGTTCTGCTAAAACCGGAATAGGAATTAAAGATATTTTAGAACAAATTCTTATTTTTATCCCCCCTCCTTCCGAACCTGTAGACGATACCCTTCGTGCATTGGTTTTTGATTCTCACTATGACCCATATCGCGGGGTTACCGTCTATATACGCGTCATGAGTGGAGAAATTAAGAAGAAAACCCTGATTAAAATGATGGTTACAGATAAGGTCTTTGAAGTTCTAGAAGTAGGTATTTTTTCACCAAAAGAAAAGCCAGTTGATACATTAAGACCTGGAGAAGTAGGGTATCTTCTAGCAAATATTAAAAATACAGCTGATGTAAAAATCGGTGATACTATCACTTCTGCTCGCAAATCAGCTATTGATCCTTTGCCTGGATTTAAGACGATTTCTCCTGTTGTTTTTGCGGGTATTTATCCCGTTGATTCTTCTGATTTTGAAATGTTAAGAGACGCTCTTTTCAAACTCCAGCTCAATGACTCTGCCTTGCAGGTAGAACAAGAAAGTAGTATGGCTTTAGGATTTGGCTTTCGTTGTGGGTTCTTAGGCCTTTTGCATTTAGAAATCATTTTTGAAAGACTCCAAAGAGAGTTTTTTTTAGACATTATCACAACAGCTCCTAGTGTTGTCTATAAATTTACCCTAACCGATGGTAAAAATCTACTGATTGATAATGTTGCTCATTATCCCGATCCTACTTTCATTGAATATATTGAAGAGCCTTGGGTAATTTGTCATATCATAACTCATTCTGAATATTTAGGTGCTATTATGAGTTTAGGGATGGATAAACGTGGAGAACTCACTAAAACAGAAACAATCGATGCAAAGAGATTACTATTAACCTATAGATTCCCCTTGAATGAAATTATTACCGATTTTAATGATAAACTGAAATCAGTTACTCGAGGCTATGGTTCTTTTGATTATGAGTTTGAAAAATATGAAATCAGCGATATTGTAAAATTAGAGATTCGCGTTAATGAAGAGCCAGTAGATGCTTTTTCCTGTCTTGTTCACCGCACAAAAGCTGAAGGTAAAGGAAGAGCTATCTGTAAAAAACTAGTCGATGTGATCCCCATGCAACAATTTAAAGTGCCAATCCAAGCTGCTATTGGAGGGAAAATTGTAGCTCGTGAAACCATTCGCGCATTGACTAAAAATGTCACTGCTAAGTGTTACGGTGGAGATATCACACGTAAACGCAAATTATGGGAAAAGCAAAAAGAGGGAAAGAAGAAAATGAAAGAAATTGGCAAGGTAAATATCCCTCAGTCTGCTTTTATGGAAATACTTAAAGCTAATGATTAA
- a CDS encoding NTP/NDP exchange transporter, with the protein MSETKKTEFGKWRSFLWPVHNFELKKLLPMFFLFFFINFNYTILRDTKDALVVTAPGSGAETLPFLKVWAVLPLAVLFMIVYSKLSNIFSKQKLFYSTISFFIGYFALFALVFYPNREFFHPHDLADKLQTILPQGFSGMISMLRNWTFSLFYVMAELWGSVAISLLFWGFANDITKVSESKRFYTLFGLGANVAMLFSGPAIIYFSKMQKGLSAGVDAWGITINYMVGMVCLSGLIIMAIYRWIDKNVLTDSRFYDPNELRRVKKEKPKMSLKESFLFLTRSKYIGCIAVLVIAYGIAINLVEVTWKGQLKLQYPNGNDYQAFMGQFSTITGAITIFMMLFVGGNITRRFGWKVGALITPIVLLVTGICFFSFVIFRDSLAGMIALLGTTPLMLAVIFGTAQNIMSKSAKYSLFDPTKEMAYIPLDQESKVKGKAAIDVVGARLGKSGGSLAQQGLIVAFGSLGAVTPYIGGILLLIILGWIFAANSLGKQFAKLSAEKDEQAKLAAESIPTEAAVKPSVEQEVTTS; encoded by the coding sequence ATGTCAGAAACAAAAAAAACCGAATTTGGAAAATGGAGATCCTTTCTTTGGCCCGTGCATAATTTCGAGCTGAAAAAGTTACTCCCCATGTTCTTTCTCTTCTTCTTTATTAACTTCAACTACACAATTTTGCGAGATACTAAAGATGCGCTAGTTGTTACAGCCCCAGGCTCTGGTGCTGAAACCCTTCCTTTTTTAAAGGTATGGGCAGTTCTACCTCTGGCTGTGCTTTTTATGATTGTTTATTCTAAATTAAGCAATATCTTTAGCAAACAAAAGCTTTTTTACTCCACAATCTCTTTTTTCATTGGATACTTTGCCTTATTTGCTCTTGTATTTTATCCAAACCGTGAGTTTTTCCATCCCCATGATCTAGCTGACAAGCTACAAACAATTCTTCCTCAAGGGTTTAGTGGAATGATTTCCATGCTCAGAAACTGGACCTTTTCTCTTTTCTATGTGATGGCAGAATTATGGGGTAGTGTAGCCATATCCTTACTTTTTTGGGGTTTTGCTAATGATATTACCAAAGTATCTGAGTCTAAGCGCTTTTATACTTTATTTGGATTAGGAGCAAACGTAGCTATGCTCTTTTCTGGCCCTGCTATTATTTACTTCTCAAAAATGCAAAAAGGGCTCTCTGCAGGAGTTGATGCATGGGGAATTACTATAAATTATATGGTTGGTATGGTATGCCTTTCAGGCCTTATCATTATGGCAATTTATAGATGGATCGACAAGAATGTTTTAACAGACAGTAGATTTTATGATCCTAATGAATTGCGCCGTGTAAAGAAAGAAAAGCCCAAAATGTCTCTTAAAGAGAGTTTTTTATTCCTAACTCGCTCTAAATACATTGGCTGTATTGCCGTTTTGGTAATCGCTTATGGGATTGCAATCAATTTGGTGGAGGTAACCTGGAAAGGACAATTGAAGCTCCAATATCCTAATGGCAATGATTATCAGGCCTTTATGGGACAGTTCTCTACAATTACAGGGGCTATAACTATCTTTATGATGTTGTTTGTCGGGGGTAACATAACCCGCCGTTTTGGTTGGAAAGTCGGTGCTTTGATTACTCCGATAGTCCTATTGGTTACAGGAATTTGTTTCTTCTCATTCGTGATTTTCCGCGATTCTTTAGCAGGCATGATTGCCCTTCTAGGAACAACACCTTTAATGCTAGCTGTGATATTTGGAACTGCTCAAAACATCATGAGTAAATCCGCTAAATATTCTTTATTTGATCCTACAAAAGAAATGGCCTATATCCCCCTTGATCAAGAATCAAAGGTTAAAGGAAAAGCTGCTATTGATGTTGTAGGAGCTAGATTAGGTAAATCTGGCGGATCGCTTGCACAGCAAGGATTAATAGTAGCCTTTGGTTCTTTAGGAGCAGTTACTCCTTATATTGGCGGTATTTTACTACTGATTATCCTTGGTTGGATATTTGCAGCCAACTCTCTTGGTAAACAATTTGCAAAATTGAGCGCTGAGAAAGATGAACAAGCCAAACTTGCAGCTGAATCTATTCCAACAGAAGCAGCTGTTAAACCAAGTGTAGAGCAAGAGGTAACTACTAGTTAA
- a CDS encoding metal ABC transporter solute-binding protein, Zn/Mn family produces the protein MLSTVAMIDDIVGQIGQENILHMPLILGQIDPHSYEMVKGDDEKLRMATIVFYNGLGLEHGASLSNHLLSHKNAIALGDVVAHLVPEEMIYIDRTVDPHIWMDISLWSLIIDPIVQELSRLDPESAEFYKHNGENLLESMQRMDKKIYNAMHKFPSFQRYLVTSHDAFNYFTRAYLSNPDEEYWQSRVNAPEGLAPDGQLSSSDIQCIVNFLLEKRIQTVFPESSVNRDALNKIIHDCQKKGLKVHMANSPLYSDSMGGKDSGASNYLDMMWHNTSAILSEWEKTKDLHAKCY, from the coding sequence GTGTTATCTACTGTAGCTATGATAGATGATATTGTAGGACAAATTGGACAAGAAAACATTTTACACATGCCTCTTATTTTAGGTCAAATAGATCCTCATAGTTACGAAATGGTCAAAGGAGATGATGAAAAGCTTCGGATGGCAACTATTGTGTTTTATAATGGTTTAGGTTTGGAACATGGGGCTAGCTTAAGCAATCATTTATTAAGTCATAAAAATGCCATTGCTTTAGGGGATGTAGTAGCACACCTAGTTCCAGAAGAAATGATTTATATAGACAGGACAGTTGATCCTCACATCTGGATGGATATCTCGTTATGGAGTCTAATCATAGACCCCATCGTGCAAGAATTATCTAGATTAGATCCTGAATCGGCAGAATTTTATAAGCATAACGGAGAAAATCTTTTAGAATCAATGCAAAGAATGGACAAAAAGATTTACAATGCAATGCATAAATTCCCTTCTTTTCAACGCTATCTTGTTACAAGCCATGATGCATTTAATTATTTTACACGAGCTTATTTATCAAATCCTGATGAAGAGTATTGGCAAAGCCGAGTAAATGCACCAGAGGGTTTAGCTCCAGATGGACAATTAAGCTCAAGCGATATCCAATGCATTGTAAATTTTTTGTTAGAAAAGCGTATCCAGACGGTTTTTCCTGAGTCTAGTGTTAATCGAGACGCATTGAACAAGATCATTCACGATTGCCAGAAAAAAGGACTCAAGGTTCACATGGCTAATTCTCCTCTTTATAGCGATTCAATGGGAGGAAAAGATAGTGGGGCCAGTAATTACTTGGATATGATGTGGCATAATACAAGTGCAATTCTTTCAGAATGGGAAAAAACTAAGGACTTACATGCAAAATGCTATTAA
- a CDS encoding metal ABC transporter ATP-binding protein — protein sequence MQNAIKVENLTVTYGKTAVLWDINLNIPKGKLVGIIGPNGAGKSTLLKAMLEMVDVLSGTITFLDQTFKKSRNKIAYVPQRSSVDWDFPITAFELVLMGRYNKIGYLKWPKAADREAAKKALGLVGMLSFADRQISQLSGGQQQRLFIARALLQEAEFYLMDEPFAGVDIATEKAIVVLMDKLKTQGKTLLVVHHDLSTVKAYFDWAVLLNTCLIANGSVQEVFCSDMIMRTFGRSHVLLDEAAQLTQNKATGVS from the coding sequence ATGCAAAATGCTATTAAAGTAGAAAATCTTACGGTGACTTATGGCAAAACGGCGGTTCTTTGGGATATTAACTTAAACATTCCAAAAGGAAAACTCGTAGGAATTATTGGACCTAATGGAGCAGGAAAAAGCACTCTTTTAAAGGCTATGTTAGAAATGGTTGATGTGCTATCGGGTACCATTACTTTTTTGGATCAGACTTTTAAAAAGTCTCGCAATAAGATTGCCTACGTACCTCAACGCTCTTCTGTAGATTGGGATTTTCCTATCACAGCTTTTGAGCTTGTTTTGATGGGTAGGTATAACAAGATAGGGTATTTGAAATGGCCTAAAGCAGCAGATAGAGAAGCTGCAAAAAAGGCATTAGGCCTAGTAGGGATGCTCTCTTTTGCAGATAGACAGATTAGTCAATTATCTGGAGGACAACAACAAAGATTATTTATTGCTCGAGCTCTTTTACAAGAAGCAGAATTTTATTTAATGGATGAGCCTTTTGCAGGGGTTGATATAGCAACAGAGAAAGCCATTGTAGTTTTAATGGATAAGCTCAAGACCCAGGGGAAAACTCTACTTGTTGTGCACCATGATTTATCAACTGTAAAGGCCTATTTTGATTGGGCTGTTTTATTAAACACATGTTTAATTGCAAATGGTTCTGTGCAAGAGGTTTTTTGTTCTGATATGATTATGCGTACTTTTGGAAGATCACATGTTTTATTAGACGAGGCAGCTCAGTTAACACAAAACAAGGCTACAGGGGTGTCGTGA
- a CDS encoding iron chelate uptake ABC transporter family permease subunit, whose amino-acid sequence MILSSVWQFFSDPVLQAPTIASMLMCLSSALVGVIVLMRKRSLLGEALSHAAYPGVILSLLFLSTFFPGQYNLVSLSVLVGGFISACIGLWFLEKMQKLTRIKDDGALCFILSSFFGIGVLFASRMQTTNVIYYKMAQMFLYGQVATMTQAHIWIYAGLTLVVIAIILLCYRPIILILFDRDFSRVLNTPVRLIETILFFLLVLAIVIGIRSVGVVLMSGMLIAPSVAARQWSNRLSKIFILSAVFGAISGFLGNYLSFEVPKWFGNERFSFPTGPMILLVAIFLAFFSLFFSPTRGFAFRLWRIARFRWNCKEENLLKLLWKLQLQEGLSKKEIQAKSSLPYVHTTLLLGYLKQQGWLKKIDFKYNLTSDGVQRAARVIRLHRLWEAYLVYLGQGIEKVHRSAEEMEHIISPEIEAQLTELLNDPKQDPHLQPIPAKEATL is encoded by the coding sequence GTGATTTTATCTTCTGTATGGCAATTTTTTTCTGATCCTGTCCTGCAAGCACCAACAATTGCTAGCATGCTAATGTGTTTATCAAGTGCTCTTGTAGGTGTAATTGTTCTTATGCGCAAGCGATCTTTGTTAGGAGAGGCTTTATCTCACGCGGCTTATCCAGGGGTTATTTTATCTTTGCTCTTTTTATCCACTTTTTTTCCTGGGCAATACAACTTGGTTTCTTTAAGTGTTTTAGTTGGGGGATTTATTTCTGCTTGTATAGGCTTGTGGTTTCTCGAAAAAATGCAGAAATTAACTAGGATAAAAGATGATGGAGCGCTGTGCTTTATTCTTTCTTCTTTTTTTGGAATAGGAGTTTTATTTGCAAGTCGTATGCAAACGACAAATGTCATTTATTATAAAATGGCACAAATGTTTCTGTATGGACAAGTAGCTACTATGACTCAGGCCCATATTTGGATTTATGCAGGGTTAACTTTGGTTGTTATAGCTATTATTTTGCTTTGCTACCGACCCATTATTCTTATTTTGTTCGACAGGGATTTTTCAAGGGTTTTAAATACTCCTGTGCGATTGATTGAAACAATATTATTTTTCCTTCTTGTCTTAGCAATTGTCATTGGGATTCGAAGTGTAGGTGTTGTTTTGATGTCCGGTATGTTGATTGCTCCCTCGGTTGCTGCTCGTCAATGGAGCAATCGATTAAGTAAAATATTTATTTTATCTGCTGTTTTTGGAGCTATTAGTGGGTTTTTAGGTAATTATTTATCTTTTGAAGTTCCTAAATGGTTTGGTAATGAGCGATTTTCTTTCCCAACAGGGCCTATGATTCTATTAGTAGCTATATTTTTAGCTTTTTTCTCCTTATTTTTTAGCCCTACAAGAGGTTTTGCATTTCGCTTATGGCGAATTGCTAGATTTCGATGGAATTGCAAGGAAGAAAATCTACTTAAATTGCTGTGGAAGTTGCAGCTTCAAGAAGGGTTGTCCAAAAAAGAGATACAAGCAAAATCTAGTTTGCCTTATGTTCATACCACTCTTCTTCTTGGATACCTTAAACAACAAGGATGGCTAAAAAAAATAGATTTTAAGTATAACTTAACTAGCGATGGGGTCCAAAGAGCAGCAAGGGTCATACGTTTGCATAGATTGTGGGAGGCGTATTTAGTTTACTTAGGACAGGGGATAGAGAAAGTGCACCGAAGTGCAGAAGAGATGGAACATATCATCAGTCCTGAGATAGAAGCTCAGCTGACAGAACTTTTAAATGACCCTAAACAAGATCCTCATTTGCAACCTATTCCGGCAAAAGAAGCAACTTTATGA
- a CDS encoding metal ABC transporter permease, with protein MNPYFAKDFFSFFTVFMQRLFLFFNGQLSSTEIASDELQIFVLSLISCASAIVGSLLVLKKSTMLANSLSHTVLLGISVAYLIIAFFSTQQTQVIMGVYALLLAAFITAILTTVLTQFLIHSLRLQEDASIGLIFTLFFALGVTVVTMYTKSTHLGIEAVMGNVDALHLDDLKLISWVVLLDIFVVGIFFKEFKLVIFDPCFATVLGVRPSLFHYLLMVLTAATVIGAFRAVGVLLVLSLLVGPVLIARIFTKRLKPMIFYSCMIGSFSSLFSVAMTRHLLSVYDMPLSTAGLVVFIITVIYCASLLFIKIKGSVTLSRVAKQKKCLELK; from the coding sequence ATGAATCCCTATTTTGCAAAAGATTTTTTTTCTTTTTTTACAGTATTTATGCAACGTTTATTTCTCTTTTTTAACGGACAGCTTTCCTCAACAGAAATAGCCTCTGATGAATTACAGATCTTTGTATTGAGCTTAATCTCTTGTGCAAGCGCAATTGTGGGAAGTTTACTCGTCTTAAAGAAAAGCACTATGTTAGCAAACAGTTTATCTCATACGGTTTTATTAGGGATTAGTGTGGCTTATCTAATTATAGCCTTTTTCTCCACACAACAAACCCAAGTTATCATGGGAGTTTATGCTTTATTATTAGCAGCTTTTATCACTGCTATACTTACAACTGTGCTTACACAATTTCTTATCCATTCTTTAAGATTGCAAGAAGATGCAAGTATTGGGCTTATATTTACTCTTTTCTTTGCTTTAGGTGTGACGGTTGTAACTATGTATACAAAGAGCACTCATTTAGGGATAGAAGCTGTAATGGGTAATGTAGATGCTTTGCATCTAGATGATTTAAAGCTTATTTCTTGGGTTGTTTTATTAGATATATTTGTAGTAGGGATCTTTTTTAAAGAGTTTAAATTAGTTATTTTTGATCCTTGCTTTGCAACAGTTTTAGGAGTAAGACCCTCTCTATTTCATTACCTGTTAATGGTCTTAACCGCAGCCACTGTAATTGGAGCATTTCGTGCTGTGGGGGTTTTATTGGTATTAAGCTTGCTTGTCGGTCCTGTTCTCATTGCGCGAATTTTCACAAAACGTTTAAAACCCATGATCTTCTACTCTTGTATGATTGGATCTTTTTCTTCTTTGTTTAGTGTGGCTATGACCAGGCATTTACTCTCTGTGTACGATATGCCTTTATCCACAGCTGGTCTTGTTGTGTTTATAATCACGGTTATTTATTGTGCTTCTTTATTGTTTATTAAAATAAAAGGATCCGTCACTCTTTCTAGAGTAGCTAAACAAAAAAAATGCTTAGAATTAAAATGA
- the dxr gene encoding 1-deoxy-D-xylulose-5-phosphate reductoisomerase, whose product MKQKNVVILGSTGSIGTQTLDVIDHLKSEGFKPVALAAHSQIDLLEKQAHKWQPQIIAVYDQQKAFELQKRLPQQKIVTGIEGLKEVASLQGADIIVSAMSGSVGIEPTLSALRAGKNVALANKEVLVAAGELIMRTAKEHEAFVIPIDSEHSALFQCLEGKDHMSVKRLLLTASGGPFLHYSSDKLSQVTLKEALVHPTWQMGVKNTIDSSTLMNKGLELIEAHFLFGITSENIEVVVHPQSVIHSMVEFIDGSVLAQMSAPTMLVPIQYALSYPKRYPGLIERFDYAHFSKLEFLPPDPGFKCINLCYYALKQGGTTPCYLNAVNEVLVERFVKGEILWIDISNKLEKLLMNYQSEKELTLEKILETDRLGRLHANSV is encoded by the coding sequence ATGAAGCAAAAAAATGTAGTTATTTTAGGTAGCACAGGTTCCATTGGAACCCAAACTTTAGATGTAATTGATCATCTTAAATCTGAGGGTTTCAAGCCAGTTGCATTAGCTGCTCATTCTCAAATTGATCTCTTAGAAAAACAAGCACATAAATGGCAGCCACAAATCATTGCAGTTTATGATCAGCAAAAAGCATTTGAGCTACAAAAACGCTTACCTCAACAAAAAATTGTTACAGGTATAGAAGGATTGAAAGAGGTAGCTTCTCTTCAAGGAGCTGATATTATTGTATCTGCTATGTCTGGAAGCGTAGGAATAGAGCCTACTTTAAGCGCTCTAAGAGCGGGAAAAAATGTAGCTTTAGCTAATAAAGAAGTTCTAGTAGCTGCAGGAGAACTCATCATGCGCACTGCAAAAGAACATGAAGCTTTTGTCATTCCCATCGATAGTGAACATAGTGCTTTATTCCAATGCTTAGAGGGAAAAGATCATATGTCTGTGAAAAGGTTGCTTTTAACCGCGTCTGGTGGACCTTTTTTACATTATTCTAGCGATAAACTCTCTCAAGTTACGTTAAAAGAAGCTCTTGTACATCCTACTTGGCAGATGGGTGTAAAAAATACTATTGATTCCTCGACTTTAATGAATAAAGGATTAGAACTAATTGAAGCGCATTTTTTGTTTGGCATTACGTCTGAAAACATAGAAGTTGTTGTTCATCCGCAGAGCGTCATTCATAGTATGGTTGAGTTTATTGATGGTTCGGTGTTGGCTCAAATGTCTGCTCCTACTATGTTAGTTCCTATTCAATATGCACTGAGCTATCCTAAACGTTATCCAGGCTTAATTGAGCGGTTTGATTACGCACATTTTTCCAAATTGGAGTTTTTACCGCCTGATCCTGGTTTTAAATGTATAAATCTTTGTTATTATGCATTAAAGCAAGGAGGAACAACTCCTTGTTATTTAAATGCGGTGAACGAAGTGTTAGTGGAAAGATTTGTGAAGGGCGAAATTCTTTGGATAGATATTTCAAATAAATTAGAAAAATTATTAATGAATTATCAATCAGAGAAAGAGCTAACTTTGGAAAAAATTCTAGAAACGGATAGACTTGGTCGTTTACATGCAAACTCTGTTTAA
- a CDS encoding site-2 protease family protein, whose protein sequence is MISSVIYFILAAFGLGLIVFIHEFGHYWMARKEGMKVEVFSIGFGSPICNWQYQGVKWQLCWLPFGGYVRIAGMEKEGALEPYQIPNGFYAKKPWARIKVAFMGPLINAVFALFMFCVLWLSGGRQDSFSDHTQIVGWVDSDLEACFSEIYPGDRITQINNKPLSQFRQLYAYVALEEQAPKIQGTQINYLDQKQHPFTLICNDTNQLKGIERSRLIMQAVQPANFLIYSQTMGAVNSNIPAGSPMENSGIQNKDRIVWVDGEIIFSRQQLVSTINQKKALLTIKRGSEVFLTRVPRLKVSDLRINASQKDEISDWQNEAKIQGKLNDLYFVPYQITSDCKVDRLISFFNNDSQEQIHELKKGSFLEVPLEENDQIIAVDGVKIHSGYELLNQLQTHLVQMVVSRDSRALEALSWKTADKAFVDQVDWHGLGKIVHSIGTDELIKTVGNLHLLKPVQPKPFSQLPLPESIKMFHTHQLQEQRKMIDAIEDPKIKDQALKTWQDQQKELRLGVSLADCKVNYNPSPLVLFSSAFQEMGKTIMALVTGILTPKALTGPIGIVEIMHTSWAEGSKEALFWLGMISLNLGVLNLLPIPVLDGGHICFSIWEWVTKKPIKAKTMQKLVIPFVVFLVTLFIYLTYQDLSRIIKRLL, encoded by the coding sequence ATGATATCTAGCGTGATCTATTTTATTTTAGCAGCTTTTGGACTTGGTCTTATCGTGTTTATTCATGAGTTTGGACATTATTGGATGGCTCGAAAAGAAGGAATGAAAGTAGAAGTTTTTTCTATTGGATTTGGTAGTCCCATTTGTAATTGGCAATACCAAGGTGTGAAATGGCAATTGTGTTGGCTTCCCTTTGGAGGATATGTACGAATTGCAGGAATGGAAAAAGAAGGAGCTTTAGAACCTTATCAAATCCCTAATGGTTTTTATGCAAAAAAGCCTTGGGCGCGAATTAAAGTCGCTTTTATGGGGCCTTTGATAAATGCTGTTTTTGCTTTATTCATGTTTTGTGTCCTGTGGCTTTCTGGAGGAAGGCAAGATTCTTTTTCAGATCATACGCAAATTGTAGGTTGGGTTGATTCTGATTTAGAAGCTTGCTTTTCAGAGATCTATCCCGGAGATCGTATTACGCAAATTAACAATAAACCTCTATCTCAATTTAGACAGCTCTATGCGTATGTCGCTTTAGAAGAACAAGCCCCTAAGATTCAAGGAACTCAAATCAATTATCTAGACCAAAAACAACACCCTTTTACTCTAATTTGCAATGATACAAATCAACTAAAAGGAATAGAGAGAAGCAGATTGATTATGCAAGCTGTGCAACCTGCTAACTTTCTGATCTATTCTCAAACTATGGGCGCTGTGAATTCAAATATTCCTGCAGGGTCTCCCATGGAAAATAGTGGGATCCAAAATAAAGATCGCATTGTGTGGGTAGATGGAGAGATTATTTTCTCAAGGCAGCAATTAGTATCTACAATTAATCAAAAAAAGGCTTTGCTTACAATTAAAAGAGGTTCTGAGGTTTTTCTAACAAGAGTTCCCCGTTTAAAAGTTTCTGATTTACGGATAAATGCATCTCAAAAAGATGAGATTAGCGACTGGCAAAACGAAGCTAAAATACAAGGCAAGCTAAATGATCTGTATTTTGTTCCCTATCAAATTACTTCGGATTGCAAGGTAGATCGCTTAATTTCCTTTTTTAATAATGACTCTCAAGAGCAGATACATGAATTAAAAAAAGGATCTTTTTTAGAAGTCCCTTTAGAAGAAAATGATCAAATCATAGCTGTTGATGGGGTAAAAATTCATTCAGGATATGAATTATTAAACCAACTACAAACCCACTTAGTACAAATGGTTGTCTCTCGAGATAGCCGAGCGCTTGAGGCTCTTTCTTGGAAAACAGCTGATAAAGCATTTGTCGATCAGGTAGATTGGCATGGACTCGGAAAGATTGTTCATTCTATTGGAACAGATGAGTTAATAAAAACTGTTGGGAATTTGCATTTGCTCAAGCCAGTACAGCCTAAGCCATTTAGTCAATTGCCTCTACCAGAATCTATCAAGATGTTTCATACGCATCAATTGCAAGAGCAACGTAAGATGATTGATGCCATTGAAGATCCTAAAATTAAAGATCAAGCATTAAAAACATGGCAAGATCAGCAAAAAGAACTTAGATTAGGTGTAAGTTTAGCTGATTGCAAAGTGAATTATAACCCTTCTCCTTTAGTACTCTTTTCAAGCGCCTTTCAAGAAATGGGTAAAACAATAATGGCTCTTGTTACTGGAATTTTAACTCCAAAAGCTCTAACGGGTCCAATTGGAATCGTAGAAATTATGCATACGAGTTGGGCTGAAGGAAGTAAAGAAGCTCTTTTTTGGCTGGGGATGATTAGTTTGAATTTAGGCGTTTTAAACCTGCTTCCTATTCCAGTATTAGACGGAGGTCATATCTGTTTTTCTATTTGGGAATGGGTTACTAAAAAACCTATCAAGGCAAAAACCATGCAGAAGCTAGTTATTCCCTTTGTCGTATTTTTAGTTACTCTCTTTATTTATCTTACCTATCAAGATCTCTCTCGAATCATAAAAAGGTTATTGTAG